The following is a genomic window from Actinomycetes bacterium.
ATCAAGACGCTCGTCTACGGCGCGGTCGACCGCGGCTACGAGGTGCTCGGCCTGCGCCGCGGCTGGGCCGGCCTGCTCGACTACGACCTGGACGCTGGCGAGCCGCAGCGGCACTGCGTCCAGCCGCTCTGGAAGAACGACGTGCGCACCATCGACCGCACCGGCGGCACCTTCCTGCACACCAGCCGGACCAACCCGGGCAGGGTCAAGCCGCACGACGTGCCGGAGTTCCTCGAGGGCCAGGGCAAGGGCGATCCCGAGGGGCCGTTCGACTTCACCGACCACGTGCTGCGGGTGGTCGAGCGGCTCGGCATCGATTGGCTG
Proteins encoded in this region:
- a CDS encoding 6-phosphofructokinase, producing the protein MTRIGVLTGGGDVPGLNPCIKTLVYGAVDRGYEVLGLRRGWAGLLDYDLDAGEPQRHCVQPLWKNDVRTIDRTGGTFLHTSRTNPGRVKPHDVPEFLEGQGKGDPEGPFDFTDHVLRVVERLGIDWL